In a genomic window of Oceanispirochaeta sp. M1:
- a CDS encoding response regulator: MQVFGKVEMTVRGGDVLKEEKQEGFEKIKAARILLAEDNEINQQVALETLEQEGFRVDVVNNGNEALASHREGYDCILMDLQMPEVENENDIPCIPGIDIQDGLNRVRGNCKLFRNLPLFLTYC; this comes from the coding sequence ATGCAGGTTTTCGGAAAAGTTGAGATGACCGTAAGAGGCGGAGATGTACTAAAAGAAGAAAAACAGGAGGGCTTCGAAAAAATAAAAGCTGCCAGGATTCTATTGGCCGAAGATAACGAAATCAATCAGCAGGTAGCCCTTGAGACCCTCGAACAGGAGGGCTTCAGGGTAGATGTCGTAAATAATGGTAATGAGGCTCTGGCTTCACACAGGGAAGGCTATGACTGCATCCTTATGGATTTACAAATGCCTGAAGTGGAAAATGAAAACGACATTCCCTGTATCCCGGGTATTGATATCCAGGATGGACTAAACAGGGTTAGAGGGAATTGTAAACTCTTCAGGAATCTGCCGCTGTTCTTGACGTACTGCTAA
- a CDS encoding STAS domain-containing protein, whose product MKTTLSDSDTGLSGIYEMDGCLIVPIQEEIDNRKADELSSRVLGFLEQHAMKLVLIDFSAVSV is encoded by the coding sequence ATGAAAACAACATTGTCTGATTCTGATACGGGATTGTCGGGTATATATGAAATGGACGGCTGCCTGATTGTTCCCATACAGGAAGAGATAGATAACAGGAAAGCCGATGAGCTTAGCAGCAGGGTTCTCGGATTCCTGGAACAACATGCTATGAAACTTGTGCTCATTGACTTTTCGGCTGTATCAGTTTGA